One genomic window of Candidatus Woesearchaeota archaeon includes the following:
- a CDS encoding glycosyltransferase family 2 protein, translated as MITLFQLIIFWILFDFIYIAYRVSLLIIHKRKLRFHKHPLISVLIPAYNEAICIEKTLTSCINQTYPNLEIIVINDGSTDETLEVINSFKKKHKNNLDHRNIDFKIINQKNQGKAKALNYGKKYTNGDFLITIDADSYLNSHAIEKIISYFSSEDIGAVAGNVVAVSKHSLLGYLQKIEYELGIHFIRNSQSSLGNVIVTPGALSAYRKNAIKKFEEGTLTEDFDSSIRILEKGYKIVMAPDAVCYTQVPLNISDLIKQRVRWQQGGLEVFSKHYFHQKTFSVSLEWTFLFLFGFYALFSKILALFVIPLFLISSDYSSLSFFIISFLVYSLFIYGILFSIVAHYSHDKKAILAVPLFIIYYHTIVLYSVLVAQILAFKGGNQSWEKIKRYHT; from the coding sequence ATGATAACTTTATTTCAATTAATTATTTTCTGGATTTTATTTGATTTTATCTATATTGCGTATCGTGTTTCTCTTTTAATAATTCATAAAAGAAAACTTCGTTTTCATAAACATCCCTTAATTTCGGTTTTAATCCCTGCATATAATGAAGCAATATGTATTGAAAAAACATTGACTTCATGTATTAATCAAACTTACCCTAATTTAGAAATTATTGTAATTAATGATGGTTCTACAGATGAAACTTTAGAGGTTATTAATTCTTTTAAAAAAAAGCATAAAAATAATCTTGACCATCGAAATATTGACTTTAAAATAATTAACCAAAAAAATCAGGGAAAAGCAAAAGCATTAAACTATGGAAAAAAATATACAAATGGAGATTTTTTAATTACAATAGATGCAGATTCTTATCTTAACTCTCATGCTATCGAAAAAATAATAAGTTATTTTAGTTCAGAAGATATAGGGGCGGTTGCAGGAAATGTTGTTGCGGTTTCAAAACATAGTCTTTTAGGTTATCTACAAAAAATAGAATATGAATTGGGAATTCACTTTATTAGGAATTCACAAAGTTCATTAGGAAATGTCATTGTAACTCCGGGGGCTCTTTCAGCATACAGAAAAAATGCCATCAAAAAATTTGAAGAAGGCACCCTAACAGAAGATTTTGATAGTTCAATTAGGATTTTAGAAAAAGGATACAAAATTGTTATGGCTCCGGATGCTGTATGCTATACACAAGTTCCCTTAAATATTTCCGATTTAATAAAACAAAGAGTTCGTTGGCAACAAGGCGGTTTAGAAGTATTCTCTAAACATTATTTTCATCAAAAAACATTTTCAGTTTCATTAGAATGGACTTTCTTATTTTTGTTTGGATTTTATGCTTTGTTTAGTAAGATATTAGCCTTATTTGTTATACCTTTATTTTTAATCTCCAGTGATTATTCTTCCTTATCATTCTTTATAATTTCATTTTTGGTCTATTCCCTTTTTATTTATGGAATTCTCTTTTCAATAGTCGCACATTATTCACATGACAAAAAGGCAATTTTAGCAGTTCCATTATTCATTATTTATT
- a CDS encoding DUF2127 domain-containing protein, which yields MDDGLSVPTGVKVVSVLYYIGAVFGIIFGLTSLVGAGMMDSIVNQIPLLGILGAGLFVIAGIILIGFGIFSFFIGRGLWKARPWARFVVIIIAALGILASVISMIQGEIANNIFNLVIQLAIVGYFLFSSNVKQAFA from the coding sequence CCAACAGGAGTAAAGGTTGTTTCTGTGTTATATTATATTGGGGCAGTTTTTGGAATAATTTTTGGTTTGACTTCCCTTGTTGGCGCAGGGATGATGGATTCTATCGTAAATCAAATTCCTTTACTTGGAATATTAGGCGCGGGTTTATTTGTTATAGCAGGGATCATATTAATTGGTTTCGGTATCTTTAGCTTTTTCATTGGAAGAGGTTTATGGAAAGCAAGGCCTTGGGCTAGATTTGTAGTAATAATCATTGCCGCTTTAGGAATTTTAGCGTCAGTAATTTCCATGATACAAGGAGAGATTGCAAATAATATTTTCAATCTTGTGATACAACTTGCTATAGTGGGATACTTTTTATTCAGCAGTAACGTAAAACAAGCATTTGCTTAA